The following are from one region of the Nicotiana tabacum cultivar K326 chromosome 3, ASM71507v2, whole genome shotgun sequence genome:
- the LOC107813440 gene encoding uncharacterized protein At5g65660-like, with product MERPPYYAPSHINVESSSRPSLGFPLGTAVLLIVIFSLSGVSSCCYHWDKIRSLRRRSFPDLEGGDDPASLKPKQTHMSEKQNQSQILPAVLMPGDQVPKFIALPCPCQPPRTGKVVVEVQTPPRPPPSPPKPIRMVMGLPLY from the exons ATGGAGCGTCCTCCGTACTACGCACCGTCCCATATTAATGTGGAGTCATCATCTCGGCCGTCTTTAGGCTTCCCCCTTGGCACTGCCGTTCTCTTAATTGTCATTTTCAGTTTGAGTGGCGTCTCTTCTTGCTGCTATCACTGGGACAAAATTCGTTCCCTCCGCCGTCGATCTTTCCCCGACCTCGAAGGGGGCGATGATCCTGCTTCCTTGAAACCCAAACAAACCCACATG AGTGAGAAGCAGAACCAAAGCCAAATCTTGCCGGCAGTGTTAATGCCAGGTGATCAAGTTCCAAAATTCATAGCATTGCCTTGTCCATGTCAACCTCCTAGAACAGGAAAGGTGGTTGTAGAGGTTCAGACGCCGCCGCGGCCGCCACCTTCACCTCCTAAGCCAATTCGTATGGTGATGGGATTACCTTTGTATTAG